The nucleotide sequence GCTGgaattacaataataattagttGTTAAAGGAAGATGCTAAATATGTGTTTTACCTTTACTGCATCCATCGAGAGCTGGTTTATAATAATGTGTTTTTGCACAAATACACATTCCATTTTCACATAATCTGGGTGTTGTTTTACAATCTGAATTAGCTGTGCATTCTATATTCATGCCAAGTTCGCCATAACAAGTTCCAGAACTTAAAAAGTATCCCTTTTtacaaacacatttttttatgatggGTGAACAATAGGAATTGGGGTCACCTCCAACACAATCTTCATTGGTATTGCAGTCATCGGCAATAGTATTTTTTTGATGATGATCATCTTgcctttcaaaaatttcttttttacttgGAATATCCGGTTCTGTTGTTTGAGCACAACCGTTGTTGGTGCATTTTGCACCTTCGAGGCCTTGACAATCACTATCCATTGCGCAAGCACCCCCATAttctatcaaattttttattaatatacataaatgtttttttaagaaataaaaaaattaccttttaCTAAAGGTCTACAATCAAACTCTCCTCTTGGGTAATAATCTACATTACACGTACATTTAGAATCTGTACAAACCATAGCTAATAAATCCGGACTAACAAAACAGTCTTCAtttttttcgcaaaattctCCCAACCCTGCGCTTTTTATGCAATTTCCATGATGATATCTGTATCCGGTATCACATTCGCATGCTCCtgatttacaaatattttttccaaGAAGAGGTGCGCATTGAACATCATCGGTGCAAGATCCACCATAACTTAGAAcaactaaaaaaagtttatgaaatatttatttcgaatttatatttattttgtaccATCTAAACATTTAGTTCCATCTGCTGTAAGTGTTTTTCCGATTGGACATTGACAAAAATTATCGGTACAACTAGATTCCGGTGCCGCACAATCTTCCGCTTCATTACAAACGAAGAAATTTCCAGAAACTCCACCTGTGCAAAAGTTTGATTATCAAGattgttttatatataaatcaaTCGGTGCAGGTGTTTCGAACACCTgcataaaaaaagataaagtgTTCTCTAGCATCTATTAGGGATTTATTTAtcagataaaaaatatttttttttgtaacattggATGcagaaaaaatagatgaaaATAACTTACCCGTAAAATAAGTTAACATTAACACTAAAACTAACTTGagtatttccattttttgagttatacCGTTGTTTTTAGTGTGGCGAGAATTTCGACAATGAGTTAATCCTTGAATAGGTTGTCGATAAATAATGTAGCCACACTTGAAAATTCGAATGATAACgtattgattaaaattgttttgcgATCACTATCAATATGACCAAATCAATTTGATGTATTGAAATCGATTATTAgtttagtattaataaattttttatccaaaaatattaatttagagatttaatgatttcatggtttattacaaaaatttcgaTTATATCGTTTCGGtgtattatgaacaatttttattaaaatctcaCCAacagtttttagtttttgagttaaaaattatttttaagcaagtatgcaaccaatatcgcagtgcaatacgcatcatacgcaaatcgcgtattgcaataaaaatactgtCATATTGGTTGCATTTATATttctatatataaattttcatcatcgttttatgcaaaattaatttagggatttgatgatttattaggttggtaataaagGTTATTTGGAACAACTATGTTTCCAAATGTTTTCTTTACtaataaagatatacaaaCAATGGAATGCTTACATCTAgcacaaaattaataattgaataaatattgaattattaaaCCATTTGGGGTTGAGTGTTTAATATTTCCTCTGAGTTTTGGTCAGCATTAACTGGTAGAAATTCCGTTGGTTTTTTATACAACACTTGAGTATTTCCATCGTGCACCA is from Onthophagus taurus isolate NC chromosome 8, IU_Otau_3.0, whole genome shotgun sequence and encodes:
- the LOC111425581 gene encoding protein draper-like encodes the protein MEILKLVLVLMLTYFTGGVSGNFFVCNEAEDCAAPESSCTDNFCQCPIGKTLTADGTKCLDVVLSYGGSCTDDVQCAPLLGKNICKSGACECDTGYRYHHGNCIKSAGLGEFCEKNEDCFVSPDLLAMVCTDSKCTCNVDYYPRGEFDCRPLVKEYGGACAMDSDCQGLEGAKCTNNGCAQTTEPDIPSKKEIFERQDDHHQKNTIADDCNTNEDCVGGDPNSYCSPIIKKCVCKKGYFLSSGTCYGELGMNIECTANSDCKTTPRLCENGMCICAKTHYYKPALDGCSKAGYKSNDKIVCSNDLGCNVMGPLASCVKETDLDSYCICNFGSELNEHFICTRSTECEAECAENSDCTIINSICDKVNGNCICPDGYRLDLDENICTPNLGSKCDDTLACLLEHSICEELDEEENDDDKKCACQEDYVQIDELTCLKSASIHEDCTHSLQCTRSNTECKQGKCVCINNHLEVGDLCIMAKEMGDYCTNVEQCQKTLSKDVLCRNSKCQCPSGYKVSEDKKGCLPK